One Coffea arabica chloroplast, complete genome genomic window carries:
- the rps14 gene encoding ribosomal protein S14, with protein sequence MARKGLIQREKKRQKLEQKYHLIRRSSKKEISKVQSLNDKWEIYRKLQSPPRNSAPTRLHRRCFATGRPRANYRDFGLSGHILREMVHACLLPGARRSSW encoded by the coding sequence ATGGCAAGGAAAGGTTTGATTCAGCGGGAGAAGAAGAGGCAAAAGTTGGAACAGAAATATCATTTGATTCGTCGATCCTCAAAAAAAGAAATAAGCAAAGTTCAGTCATTAAATGACAAATGGGAAATTTATAGAAAGTTACAATCTCCACCGCGGAATAGTGCACCTACACGCCTTCATCGACGTTGTTTTGCGACCGGAAGACCAAGAGCTAATTATCGAGACTTTGGACTGTCCGGACATATACTTCGTGAAATGGTTCATGCATGTTTGTTGCCAGGAGCAAGAAGATCAAGTTGGTAA
- the petN gene encoding cytochrome b6/f complex subunit VIII has protein sequence MDIVSLAWASLMVVFTFSLSLVVWGRSGL, from the coding sequence ATGGATATAGTAAGTCTCGCTTGGGCTTCTTTAATGGTAGTCTTTACATTTTCCCTTTCACTCGTAGTGTGGGGAAGGAGTGGACTCTAA
- the psbZ gene encoding photosystem II protein Z, whose translation MTLAFQLAVFALIATSSILLISVPVVFASPDGWSSNKNVIFSGTSLWIGLVFLVGILNSLIS comes from the coding sequence ATGACTCTTGCTTTCCAATTGGCTGTTTTTGCACTAATTGCTACCTCATCAATCTTATTGATTAGCGTGCCCGTTGTATTTGCTTCTCCTGATGGTTGGTCAAGTAACAAAAATGTTATATTTTCTGGTACATCATTATGGATTGGCTTAGTCTTTCTAGTTGGTATCCTTAATTCTCTCATCTCTTGA
- the psbD gene encoding photosystem II protein D2, whose amino-acid sequence MTIALGKFTKDENDLFDIMDDWLRRDRFVFVGWSGLLLFPCAYFALGGWFTGTTFVTSWYTHGLASSYLEGCNFLTAAVSTPANSLAHSLLLLWGPEAQGDFTRWCQLGGLWTFVALHGAFGLIGFMLRQFELARSVQLRPYNAIAFSAPIAVFVSVFLIYPLGQSGWFFAPSFGVAAIFRFILFFQGFHNWTLNPFHMMGVAGVLGAALLCAIHGATVENTLFEDGDGANTFRAFNPTQAEETYSMVTANRFWSQIFGVAFSNKRWLHFFMLFVPVTGLWMSALGVVGLALNLRAYDFVSQEIRAAEDPEFETFYTKNILLNEGIRAWMAAQDQPHENLIFPEEVLPRGNAL is encoded by the coding sequence ATGACTATAGCCCTTGGTAAATTTACCAAAGACGAAAATGATTTATTTGATATTATGGATGACTGGTTACGTAGGGACCGTTTCGTTTTTGTAGGCTGGTCCGGCCTATTGCTCTTTCCTTGTGCCTATTTCGCTTTAGGGGGTTGGTTCACAGGTACAACCTTTGTAACTTCATGGTATACCCACGGGTTAGCCAGTTCCTATTTGGAAGGCTGCAATTTCTTAACTGCCGCAGTTTCTACTCCTGCTAATAGTTTAGCACATTCTTTGTTGTTACTATGGGGCCCTGAAGCACAAGGAGATTTTACTCGTTGGTGTCAATTAGGCGGTCTGTGGACTTTTGTTGCTCTCCACGGCGCTTTTGGATTAATAGGTTTCATGTTACGTCAATTCGAACTTGCTCGATCTGTTCAATTGCGACCTTATAATGCAATCGCATTCTCTGCCCCAATTGCCGTTTTTGTTTCTGTATTCCTCATTTATCCACTAGGTCAGTCTGGTTGGTTCTTTGCGCCTAGTTTTGGTGTAGCAGCTATATTTCGATTCATCCTCTTTTTTCAAGGGTTTCATAATTGGACATTGAACCCATTTCATATGATGGGAGTTGCCGGTGTATTGGGCGCTGCTTTGCTATGCGCTATTCATGGTGCTACTGTAGAAAATACTTTATTTGAAGATGGTGATGGTGCAAATACATTCCGTGCTTTTAACCCAACGCAAGCCGAAGAAACTTATTCAATGGTCACCGCTAACCGCTTTTGGTCCCAAATCTTTGGGGTTGCTTTTTCCAATAAACGTTGGTTACATTTCTTTATGTTATTTGTACCAGTAACCGGTTTATGGATGAGTGCTCTTGGAGTAGTCGGTTTGGCCCTGAATCTACGTGCCTATGATTTCGTTTCTCAGGAAATTCGCGCAGCGGAAGATCCGGAATTTGAAACTTTCTACACCAAAAATATTCTCTTAAATGAGGGTATTCGTGCTTGGATGGCAGCTCAAGATCAGCCTCATGAAAACCTTATATTCCCTGAGGAGGTTCTACCACGTGGAAACGCTCTTTAA
- the psbM gene encoding photosystem II protein M, whose protein sequence is MEVNILAFIATALFILVPTAFLLIIYVKTVSQNN, encoded by the coding sequence ATGGAAGTAAATATTCTTGCATTTATTGCTACTGCACTATTCATTCTAGTTCCTACGGCCTTTCTACTTATAATTTACGTAAAAACAGTCAGTCAAAATAATTAA
- the psbC gene encoding photosystem II 44 kDa protein (CP43): MKTLYSLRRFYHVETLFNGTLALAGRDQETTGFAWWAGNARLINLSGKLLGAHVAHAGLIVFWAGAMNLFEVAHFVPEKPMYEQGLILLPHLATLGWGVGPGGEVIDTFPYFVSGVLHLISSAVLGFGGIYHALLGPETLEESFPFFGYVWKDRNKMTTILGIHLILLGIGAFLLVFKALYFGGVYDTWAPGGGDVRKITNLTLSPGIIFGYLLKSPFGGEGWIVSVDDLEDIIGGHVWLGSICILGGIWHILTKPFAWARRALVWSGEAYLSYSLGALSIFGFTACCFVWFNNTVYPSEFYGPTGPEASQAQAFTFLVRDQRLGANVGSAQGPTGLGKYLMRSPTGEVIFGGETMRFWDLRAPWLEPLRGPNGLDLSRLKKDIQPWQERRSAEYMTHAPLGSLNSVGGVATEINAVNYVSPRSWLATSHFVLGFFFFVGHLWHAGRARAAAAGFEKGIDRDFEPVLSMTPLN, from the coding sequence ATGAAAACCTTATATTCCCTGAGGAGGTTCTACCACGTGGAAACGCTCTTTAATGGAACTTTAGCTTTAGCTGGTCGTGACCAAGAAACCACCGGTTTCGCTTGGTGGGCGGGAAATGCCCGACTTATCAATTTATCCGGTAAACTACTAGGAGCTCATGTAGCCCATGCTGGGTTAATCGTATTCTGGGCCGGAGCAATGAACCTATTTGAAGTGGCTCATTTCGTACCAGAGAAGCCTATGTATGAACAAGGGTTAATCTTACTTCCCCACCTAGCTACTCTAGGTTGGGGGGTAGGCCCTGGGGGGGAAGTTATAGACACCTTTCCATACTTTGTATCTGGAGTACTTCATTTAATTTCCTCTGCGGTTTTGGGCTTTGGAGGTATTTACCACGCACTTCTGGGTCCTGAGACGCTTGAAGAATCTTTTCCATTCTTCGGTTATGTATGGAAAGATAGAAATAAAATGACCACAATTTTAGGTATTCACTTAATCTTGTTAGGTATAGGTGCTTTTCTTCTAGTATTCAAGGCTCTATATTTTGGGGGCGTGTATGATACCTGGGCTCCGGGAGGGGGAGATGTAAGAAAAATTACCAATTTGACCCTTAGCCCAGGTATCATTTTTGGTTATTTACTAAAATCCCCTTTTGGAGGGGAGGGTTGGATTGTTAGTGTGGACGATTTAGAAGATATAATCGGCGGACATGTATGGTTAGGTTCGATTTGTATACTTGGTGGAATCTGGCATATCTTAACCAAACCCTTCGCGTGGGCTCGGCGCGCACTTGTATGGTCTGGAGAGGCTTACTTATCTTATAGTTTAGGGGCTTTATCCATCTTTGGTTTCACTGCTTGTTGTTTTGTCTGGTTCAATAATACCGTCTATCCTAGTGAGTTTTACGGACCTACTGGGCCAGAAGCTTCTCAAGCCCAAGCATTTACTTTTTTAGTTAGAGACCAACGTCTTGGGGCTAATGTGGGATCCGCCCAAGGGCCTACTGGTTTAGGTAAATATCTAATGCGTTCGCCAACCGGAGAAGTCATTTTTGGAGGAGAAACCATGCGTTTTTGGGACCTGCGCGCTCCCTGGTTAGAACCTTTAAGAGGTCCAAATGGGTTGGACTTGAGTAGGTTGAAAAAAGACATACAACCTTGGCAAGAACGGCGTTCCGCAGAATATATGACTCATGCCCCTTTAGGTTCTTTAAATTCCGTGGGTGGCGTAGCTACCGAGATCAATGCAGTCAATTATGTCTCTCCTAGAAGTTGGTTAGCTACCTCTCATTTTGTTCTAGGATTCTTCTTCTTCGTGGGTCATTTATGGCATGCGGGAAGGGCTCGTGCAGCTGCAGCAGGATTTGAAAAGGGAATTGATCGTGATTTTGAACCTGTCCTTTCAATGACCCCGCTTAATTGA